DNA from Syntrophales bacterium:
ACTTTAAAGGGGATGGTAGCGATATCGGCGCCCATGAGGGCGGCTTCAAGGACATGAAGAGGGTGTCTCACACTGGCAACAATAACCTCCGTTTCAAAACCGTAGTTGTTGAAAATCGTGATAATCTGTTCCGCAAGCTCCATACCGTTATGAGAAATATCGTCGAGCCTGCCCACGAAGGGACTTACATAGGCTGCACCAGCCTTGGCCGCCATCAGGGCCTGGAGTGGAGAGAAAATCAGGGTCTGATTGACACGAATCCCCTCATCGGCAAAAATCCTGGTGGCTTTTAATCCTTCTGTCGTGATGGGAACCTTGATGACCACATTATCGCCCAGCCTGGCCAGCTTCTTCCCCTCCTCCA
Protein-coding regions in this window:
- the fsa gene encoding fructose-6-phosphate aldolase — translated: MKFFIDTANIKEIKEGISLGMVDGVTTNPSLIAKENREFDEVVREILDLVDGPVSLEVLSLEARAMVEEGKKLARLGDNVVIKVPITTEGLKATRIFADEGIRVNQTLIFSPLQALMAAKAGAAYVSPFVGRLDDISHNGMELAEQIITIFNNYGFETEVIVASVRHPLHVLEAALMGADIATIPFKVIAQMAKHPLTDKGIEMFLADWNKVPKK